One genomic window of Aliiroseovarius sp. M344 includes the following:
- a CDS encoding ABC transporter ATP-binding protein produces the protein MADLKLSAVGKDYGKVNVLGDINLDIKTGELVVFVGPSGCGKSTLLRMIAGLERISDGTLEIDGEVVNDVPPSQRGIAMVFQSYALYPHMTVRDNMAFALNIAKKPKAEINAAVDKAAKALQLEPYLDRLPKALSGGQRQRVAIGRAIVRDPKVYLFDEPLSNLDAALRVATRIEISQLKEAMPDSTMIYVTHDQVEAMTLADRIVVLANKGIAQVGSPLELYERPRTEFVAQFIGSPAMNLLPGKITGTGSQTEVTLDAGGLGRADVATTDADMGKPVNLGVRPEDFVQTDGDAIFTGKVEIVEALGEVTLLYLPANMSVGEGADSANQTHLIAKVPGIHDDLKNKTVKLTADPSKLQIFHDGVTMRG, from the coding sequence ATGGCTGATCTGAAGCTGTCCGCAGTTGGCAAAGATTACGGCAAAGTCAACGTACTTGGCGATATCAATCTGGACATTAAAACCGGCGAGCTGGTCGTGTTTGTTGGCCCCTCAGGCTGTGGCAAGTCCACGCTGTTGCGGATGATAGCGGGGCTGGAAAGGATTTCAGACGGCACGCTGGAAATTGATGGCGAGGTCGTCAACGACGTGCCCCCCAGCCAGCGCGGGATCGCGATGGTGTTCCAGTCCTATGCGCTTTATCCGCATATGACGGTGCGCGACAACATGGCATTTGCCCTGAACATCGCGAAGAAACCCAAGGCCGAGATCAACGCGGCGGTCGACAAAGCCGCCAAGGCCTTGCAGCTGGAACCCTATCTGGATCGACTGCCCAAGGCCCTGTCTGGCGGGCAGCGCCAGCGTGTCGCCATTGGGCGGGCGATTGTGCGCGACCCGAAAGTCTATCTGTTCGACGAACCGCTCTCAAACCTCGACGCGGCGTTGCGGGTGGCCACGCGCATTGAAATCTCTCAACTGAAAGAGGCGATGCCGGACAGCACGATGATCTATGTGACCCATGATCAGGTCGAGGCGATGACGCTGGCCGACCGGATCGTGGTGCTTGCCAACAAAGGCATCGCGCAGGTCGGCAGCCCGCTGGAGCTTTATGAACGTCCCCGCACCGAATTTGTGGCGCAGTTCATCGGCTCGCCTGCCATGAACCTGCTGCCCGGCAAGATCACCGGCACGGGTTCGCAGACCGAGGTAACGCTGGATGCAGGTGGCCTCGGGCGCGCGGACGTTGCCACCACCGACGCCGACATGGGCAAGCCCGTCAATCTTGGCGTACGGCCCGAGGATTTCGTGCAGACCGACGGCGACGCGATCTTCACCGGCAAGGTCGAAATCGTCGAAGCCTTGGGTGAGGTCACACTGCTGTACCTGCCTGCAAATATGTCGGTGGGCGAGGGGGCGGACAGCGCCAATCAAACTCACCTGATCGCCAAGGTACCGGGCATCCATGATGATCTGAAAAACAAGACGGTCAAGCTGACCGCGGACCCATCGAAGCTTCAGATTTTTCATGACGGTGTGACGATGCGGGGGTGA
- a CDS encoding alpha-amylase family glycosyl hydrolase: MNATVANSALTHLAKQADWWRGAVIYQIYPRSFQDDNGDGIGDLRGITRRLHYVASLGVDAIWVSPFFTSPMKDFGYDVSDYRDVDPMFGTLADFDALVQAAHGLGLKVMTDLVLSHSSDQHPWFSESRKDRENDKANWYVWADAKPDGTPPNNWLSVFGGSAWTWDARRCQYYLHNFLTSQPDLNFHEPDVQDALLDVARFWLERGVDGFRLDTINFYTHDAQLRDNPPLAPEDRNASIAPAVNPYNHQDHVYDKNRPETLAFLRKLRMVMAPTNGAILGEVGDAQRGLEILGEYTAGDDLAHMCYAFELLSGDQPDAARVAEVMAHVARVAEDGWACWAYSNHDVVRHATRWSLPPEGQKLLATLLMCLRGSACIYQGEELGLTEADVGFDDLQDPYGIEFWPEFKGRDGCRTPMVWEASNGNGGFTAAPKPWLPVAPEHLHHAVELSEAEPDGLLQHYRQAIALRRAHPALAHGGMEGIRVDGTVLSFRRRLADEDLLCVFNIGASAHQFLLPDGAWVDVTQPDTPIAGATNYDLGGWQSLVMTPKGDE, encoded by the coding sequence ATGAATGCAACCGTCGCAAACAGCGCGCTGACGCATCTGGCCAAACAGGCAGACTGGTGGCGTGGCGCAGTAATCTATCAGATCTATCCGCGCAGTTTTCAGGACGATAATGGCGACGGTATTGGGGATCTGCGCGGCATCACGCGTCGGTTGCACTATGTCGCCAGTCTTGGCGTGGACGCAATCTGGGTTTCGCCGTTCTTCACCTCGCCTATGAAAGACTTCGGTTATGACGTCTCCGATTACCGAGATGTGGACCCGATGTTCGGCACGCTCGCAGATTTCGATGCACTTGTGCAGGCGGCGCACGGGTTGGGGTTGAAGGTGATGACCGACCTTGTGCTCAGCCACAGCTCGGACCAGCACCCATGGTTTTCCGAAAGCCGCAAGGACCGCGAAAACGACAAAGCAAACTGGTATGTCTGGGCGGATGCGAAACCGGACGGGACACCGCCCAACAACTGGCTGTCGGTTTTCGGCGGGTCGGCCTGGACCTGGGATGCGCGGCGCTGCCAGTATTATCTGCACAACTTCCTGACCTCGCAGCCGGACCTGAATTTCCACGAACCTGACGTGCAGGACGCACTGCTGGATGTGGCCCGGTTCTGGCTTGAACGGGGCGTGGATGGGTTCCGGCTGGACACGATCAACTTCTATACCCATGACGCGCAACTGCGGGACAATCCGCCGCTTGCGCCCGAGGATCGCAATGCCTCGATCGCGCCTGCGGTGAACCCGTATAACCATCAAGATCACGTCTATGACAAGAACCGGCCCGAAACCTTGGCGTTTCTGCGCAAATTGCGCATGGTCATGGCACCGACCAACGGCGCCATTCTGGGCGAGGTCGGTGATGCACAGCGCGGGTTGGAGATACTGGGCGAATACACCGCCGGGGATGATCTGGCCCATATGTGTTACGCGTTCGAACTTCTGTCCGGCGATCAACCTGACGCGGCCCGTGTGGCAGAGGTGATGGCGCATGTGGCGCGGGTTGCCGAAGATGGCTGGGCCTGCTGGGCTTATTCCAACCACGATGTGGTGCGCCACGCGACGCGCTGGAGCTTGCCGCCCGAAGGCCAGAAGCTTCTGGCAACGCTTCTGATGTGTTTGCGCGGGTCGGCTTGCATCTATCAAGGCGAAGAGCTGGGCCTGACCGAGGCCGATGTGGGTTTTGACGACCTGCAAGACCCCTATGGCATCGAGTTTTGGCCAGAATTCAAAGGCCGCGATGGCTGTCGCACACCGATGGTGTGGGAAGCTTCGAACGGCAATGGCGGGTTCACAGCAGCACCGAAACCGTGGCTACCCGTAGCGCCCGAACATCTTCACCACGCGGTCGAGCTGTCCGAGGCCGAGCCGGATGGCCTGCTTCAGCATTACCGACAGGCGATTGCGCTTCGCCGCGCCCACCCCGCGCTTGCGCATGGGGGGATGGAGGGTATTCGCGTCGATGGTACCGTTTTGAGCTTCCGCCGACGACTGGCGGATGAGGACCTGCTTTGCGTCTTCAATATCGGGGCCAGTGCCCATCAATTCTTACTGCCTGATGGGGCTTGGGTGGACGTGACGCAACCCGACACTCCCATCGCAGGCGCAACCAACTATGACCTTGGCGGTTGGCAATCGCTTGTTATGACACCAAAAGGGGACGAATAA
- a CDS encoding carbohydrate ABC transporter permease produces MMEMAGTKSRLTWAVNLSVGFLVLLWIIPTFGLLVSSFRDRDAISTSGWWTAMSASEQNIIVRADAPDNATPDGAGWVLSGSVFESGSGDVTAFGITSREPEAFAPGEIATHAKGHQISVEANGDYRITYSEQPSGSRGQRLFVRAESPPSFTLDNYREVLFAEGMGKALLNTLTVTIPATIIPILVAAFAAYALAWMEMPGRALLIAGIVGLLVVPLQVAFIPLLKLHNNIGIGKGYIGIWLAHTGFGLPLAVFLLRNYMAGLPGEIIESARVDGASDFAIFRKIILPLSFPALASFAIFQFLWVWNDLLVAKVFLGTGEDQVVMTGRIVDLLGSRGGDWEILAASAFVSIAVPIAVFFSLQRYLVRGLLAGSVKGG; encoded by the coding sequence CTGATGGAAATGGCTGGTACAAAATCCCGCCTGACATGGGCGGTCAACCTGTCGGTCGGATTTCTGGTCCTTCTTTGGATCATCCCGACATTTGGCCTTTTGGTCAGTTCGTTTCGTGATCGTGATGCGATTTCGACGTCGGGCTGGTGGACTGCAATGTCTGCTTCGGAACAAAACATCATCGTGCGCGCTGATGCCCCGGACAATGCCACACCAGACGGTGCCGGCTGGGTCCTGTCTGGCAGTGTTTTTGAAAGTGGTTCGGGTGACGTGACCGCCTTCGGTATCACCTCTCGCGAACCAGAAGCTTTCGCGCCGGGCGAGATCGCGACCCACGCGAAAGGGCACCAGATCAGTGTTGAAGCCAACGGGGATTACCGGATCACGTATAGCGAGCAACCGTCAGGCAGCCGCGGTCAACGCCTGTTCGTGCGCGCAGAAAGCCCGCCCAGCTTCACGCTGGATAACTACCGCGAGGTCTTGTTTGCCGAAGGCATGGGCAAGGCGCTTCTGAACACGCTGACTGTCACGATTCCTGCCACCATCATCCCAATCCTTGTCGCGGCGTTTGCAGCCTATGCGCTGGCATGGATGGAGATGCCGGGCCGCGCGCTTTTGATCGCGGGCATTGTGGGCCTGTTGGTCGTGCCGCTTCAGGTCGCGTTTATCCCGCTTCTGAAGCTGCATAACAATATCGGGATCGGCAAAGGCTATATCGGGATATGGCTCGCGCATACCGGGTTTGGTCTGCCCTTGGCGGTGTTCCTGCTCAGAAATTACATGGCGGGTCTGCCGGGCGAGATCATTGAAAGCGCCCGCGTCGACGGCGCGTCCGACTTCGCGATTTTCCGCAAGATCATCCTGCCGCTTAGCTTTCCCGCGCTGGCCTCTTTCGCGATCTTCCAGTTCCTTTGGGTCTGGAATGACCTTCTGGTGGCCAAGGTGTTCCTTGGCACTGGCGAGGATCAGGTCGTGATGACCGGCCGGATCGTGGACCTTCTTGGATCCCGTGGGGGGGATTGGGAAATCCTTGCCGCGTCGGCCTTTGTGTCCATCGCTGTGCCAATTGCGGTGTTCTTCTCACTACAACGCTATCTTGTGCGCGGTCTGTTGGCCGGCTCGGTCAAAGGAGGCTGA
- a CDS encoding carbohydrate ABC transporter permease has protein sequence MDQLLFAVSTIVVGVFGCVAYFYFSNILLDRLLPASGPNAGANINKANAIRPWLFVLPALLVLGLYLVYPVFSTFFLSMRDTRGAFIGADNYTWLAGDEKFRESLGNNLLWLVIVPAASTFFGLVAAGLTDRIKWGSIAQSLVFMPMAISFVGASVIWKFIYDYRGENQGEQIGLLNAIVEVFGGSAQTWITVPFWNNLFLMIILIWIQTGFAMVILSAALKGISEETIEAAYLDGATPMQIFFKIKIPQIWGTIAVVWTTITVTVLKVFDIVFAMTNGQWGTQVLANLMYDWMFRGSPDFGRGSAIVMVIMLLVTPVMIWNISNAHKENR, from the coding sequence ATGGATCAGCTTCTGTTCGCTGTTTCGACAATTGTTGTGGGCGTGTTTGGGTGTGTTGCCTATTTCTATTTCTCAAACATCCTTCTGGATCGCTTGCTTCCGGCCAGTGGCCCGAACGCTGGGGCCAACATAAACAAGGCCAATGCGATCCGCCCGTGGCTGTTCGTCCTGCCTGCGCTGCTGGTTTTGGGACTTTACCTTGTCTACCCAGTGTTCTCGACCTTCTTTCTGTCCATGCGCGACACGCGTGGCGCGTTTATCGGGGCCGATAATTACACCTGGCTTGCCGGAGACGAGAAGTTCCGGGAAAGCCTTGGAAACAACCTTCTGTGGCTGGTGATCGTGCCTGCGGCTTCGACCTTCTTCGGCCTTGTCGCCGCCGGATTGACGGACCGGATCAAATGGGGATCCATCGCGCAGAGCCTGGTTTTCATGCCAATGGCAATTAGCTTTGTGGGCGCTTCGGTCATCTGGAAGTTCATCTATGACTATCGCGGCGAGAATCAGGGCGAGCAAATCGGTCTTCTGAACGCGATTGTCGAAGTGTTTGGGGGATCCGCTCAAACTTGGATCACGGTCCCGTTCTGGAACAATCTTTTCCTGATGATCATCCTGATCTGGATCCAGACCGGCTTTGCGATGGTGATCCTGTCCGCCGCCCTGAAGGGCATCAGCGAGGAAACCATTGAAGCAGCCTATCTTGACGGCGCGACGCCGATGCAGATCTTTTTCAAGATCAAGATCCCGCAAATCTGGGGGACGATCGCGGTGGTCTGGACGACCATTACTGTCACCGTCCTGAAGGTCTTCGACATCGTCTTTGCCATGACCAACGGGCAATGGGGCACGCAGGTTTTGGCCAATCTCATGTATGACTGGATGTTCCGCGGTTCGCCAGATTTTGGTCGCGGCTCTGCGATAGTCATGGTGATCATGTTGCTGGTCACGCCGGTCATGATCTGGAACATCTCGAACGCACATAAGGAGAACCGCTGA
- a CDS encoding ABC transporter substrate-binding protein, which produces MKNAFYASAAALALTVGMAQADGHLKFAPGEGAFSWDSFEALKSMDLSGEEISILGPWLGPDKELIESVVHYFEDATGADVEYSGSDSFEQQIVIDTEAGSPPNIAIFPQPGLAADLASKGLLAPLPAETADWVRDNYAAGQSWVDLGTYAGKDGADALYGFFYKVDVKSLVWYVPENFEDAGYDVPQSMEELKALTDQIVADGGVPWCIGLGSGGATGWPATDWVEDMMLRINTPQDYDAWTKNELAFDDPKVVAAIEEFGAFARNDAYVSGGAGAVATTDFRDSPQGMFASPPQCYMHRQASFIPTFFPEGTEVGVDADFFYFPAYADKDLGKPVLGAGTVWGVTSDSKGAQAFMEFLKSPIAHEIWMAQKGFLTPHKGVNTEVYTDPTVAKMNDILLNADTFRFDGSDLMPGAIGTGVFWTGMVDYAGGKDAGEVAASIQSTWDSIK; this is translated from the coding sequence ATGAAGAACGCATTTTACGCAAGCGCAGCAGCGCTGGCGCTGACAGTTGGTATGGCGCAGGCCGACGGCCATTTGAAATTCGCGCCGGGCGAGGGGGCGTTTAGCTGGGACAGCTTTGAAGCGCTGAAATCAATGGATCTGTCGGGCGAAGAAATTTCGATCCTCGGGCCGTGGCTTGGGCCGGACAAGGAACTAATCGAAAGCGTTGTGCATTATTTCGAAGACGCAACTGGCGCAGATGTGGAATATTCCGGGTCTGACAGTTTCGAGCAGCAGATTGTCATCGACACGGAAGCGGGCAGCCCACCCAATATCGCGATTTTCCCGCAGCCGGGTCTGGCAGCCGACTTGGCATCCAAGGGGCTTTTAGCGCCCTTGCCAGCCGAAACGGCCGATTGGGTGCGTGACAACTATGCCGCTGGCCAAAGCTGGGTCGATCTTGGGACCTATGCCGGTAAAGACGGGGCAGATGCGCTTTACGGCTTTTTCTACAAAGTCGATGTGAAGTCGCTGGTTTGGTATGTACCTGAGAATTTCGAAGATGCCGGCTATGACGTGCCGCAGTCGATGGAAGAGCTGAAGGCGCTGACTGATCAGATCGTCGCCGATGGCGGCGTGCCGTGGTGTATCGGTCTGGGATCAGGTGGTGCGACGGGCTGGCCTGCAACCGACTGGGTCGAAGATATGATGCTGCGCATCAATACGCCGCAAGATTACGACGCGTGGACCAAGAACGAGCTTGCGTTCGACGACCCCAAAGTGGTCGCCGCGATTGAGGAATTCGGCGCCTTTGCGCGCAACGATGCCTATGTCTCGGGTGGTGCGGGCGCGGTTGCCACAACGGACTTCCGTGACAGCCCCCAGGGCATGTTTGCCTCACCGCCACAGTGCTACATGCACCGTCAGGCGAGCTTTATCCCCACCTTCTTCCCTGAAGGCACAGAAGTGGGCGTAGATGCGGATTTCTTCTATTTCCCGGCCTATGCGGACAAAGACCTTGGCAAACCGGTCCTTGGGGCAGGCACCGTTTGGGGCGTGACCAGCGATTCAAAAGGGGCGCAAGCCTTTATGGAGTTCCTGAAATCCCCGATCGCGCATGAAATTTGGATGGCGCAAAAGGGCTTCCTGACTCCTCATAAGGGTGTCAACACTGAGGTTTACACCGATCCGACCGTCGCCAAGATGAACGATATTCTGTTGAACGCAGACACGTTCCGCTTTGACGGCTCTGACCTGATGCCCGGTGCAATCGGGACCGGCGTGTTCTGGACTGGTATGGTGGACTATGCCGGCGGCAAGGATGCCGGTGAAGTGGCCGCGTCGATCCAATCGACCTGGGACTCGATCAAGTAA
- a CDS encoding substrate-binding domain-containing protein has protein sequence MTLKELSDLLGLSPTTVSRALNGYPEVSEATRKKVTAAARVHGYAPNTRARSLATGRAMAIGHVIPISSKHEMVNPVFGDFIAGAGEVYSRNGYDMLLSVVPDADEDEAYRSFLTKQNVDGIILHAPTLNDPRIPLLNTLGLPYVVHGRSSETTASYAWVDVNNKRAFQRATDFLLDLGHQRIALVNGLEHMDFAIRRRAGYEAALKARGITPDPDLMFSGEMTEAQGHDITRTLLTQPDPPTALLVSSMITAIGVRRGIEELGLTMGRDVSLITHDDDLSYFRNGADIPVYTATRSSVRDAGRKAAQMLIDIIQRRDSTHEILLEADLTLGLSTGPVARTRVETG, from the coding sequence ATGACTTTGAAAGAACTCTCGGATTTGTTGGGCCTGTCCCCGACCACCGTCAGCCGCGCGCTGAACGGTTATCCGGAAGTGTCCGAAGCCACGCGCAAGAAGGTGACCGCCGCCGCCCGTGTACATGGCTATGCGCCCAATACCCGCGCCCGGTCGCTGGCCACGGGGCGCGCCATGGCCATTGGCCACGTGATCCCGATCAGTTCCAAACATGAGATGGTGAACCCGGTGTTCGGCGACTTCATTGCGGGCGCAGGCGAGGTCTATTCCCGCAACGGGTATGACATGCTGCTTTCCGTCGTGCCGGACGCTGATGAGGATGAGGCCTATCGCAGTTTTCTGACCAAACAGAACGTGGACGGCATTATTCTGCACGCGCCCACGCTGAACGATCCCCGCATTCCTCTATTGAACACTCTGGGCTTGCCCTATGTGGTACACGGGCGCAGCTCTGAGACCACGGCGTCTTATGCTTGGGTTGACGTCAATAACAAGCGGGCTTTTCAACGGGCGACCGATTTCCTGTTGGATCTTGGCCATCAGCGCATTGCACTGGTAAACGGGCTTGAACATATGGACTTCGCTATTCGTCGTCGCGCGGGTTACGAGGCGGCGCTTAAAGCACGCGGCATCACGCCCGACCCGGACCTGATGTTCTCGGGCGAGATGACCGAAGCGCAAGGGCATGACATTACCCGGACATTGTTGACCCAGCCCGACCCGCCAACCGCCCTTCTGGTCAGCTCGATGATTACCGCCATCGGCGTGCGGCGCGGGATCGAGGAATTGGGCCTGACGATGGGTCGCGACGTCTCGTTGATCACACATGATGATGATCTGAGCTATTTCCGGAACGGGGCAGACATCCCCGTCTATACGGCCACACGATCTTCGGTGCGAGATGCGGGTCGCAAAGCCGCCCAGATGTTGATCGATATCATTCAAAGGCGCGATTCCACGCACGAGATCCTGCTTGAGGCCGACCTGACGCTGGGCTTGTCGACAGGCCCAGTCGCCCGAACCAGGGTCGAGACCGGCTGA
- a CDS encoding GH1 family beta-glucosidase encodes MLPHRTEFPYDFLFGAATSAYQIEGHANGGAGRTHWDDFAETPGNVAGAETGARACDHLTRWAEDLDLVRDAGFDVYRFSTSWARVLPDGRGTPNTAGLDFYDRLVDGMLERGIKPAATLYHWELPSPLADLGGWRNRDIAGWFADFTEVIMGRIGDRLWSAAPINEPWCVSWLSHFEGHHAPGLRDIRATARAMHHVLLAHGRATEVMRGLGMSNLGAVCNMEFAAPVDDTPEALRAARVQDAIYNRFFISGITKGAYPDEVLEGIEPHLPRGWQDDFPTITAPIDWIGVNYYTRKLYGPAATAHDAPAPWPATSEHEGPLPKTAMGWEVYPDGLSHFLKMVARDYTGELPIYVTENGMAGLVERDAAPTHDPDRTAFLAEHLKVVKKAIAEGLPVKGYFTWSLLDNYEWALGYAPRFGLVHVDFETLNRTPKASYHALRKALSRP; translated from the coding sequence ATGCTGCCACATCGCACTGAATTTCCATATGATTTCCTGTTTGGCGCGGCGACGTCCGCCTATCAGATCGAAGGCCATGCCAATGGCGGTGCCGGGCGCACCCATTGGGATGATTTCGCCGAAACCCCCGGCAACGTAGCTGGTGCCGAAACGGGCGCACGGGCCTGCGATCACCTGACCCGGTGGGCCGAAGATCTGGATCTCGTGCGCGACGCAGGGTTCGATGTCTATCGCTTCTCGACCTCGTGGGCGCGGGTACTGCCCGATGGGCGCGGCACGCCAAACACGGCAGGTCTGGATTTCTATGACCGGCTTGTGGATGGCATGTTGGAGCGCGGCATCAAGCCGGCGGCGACGCTTTACCATTGGGAACTGCCCTCGCCGCTGGCGGATTTGGGGGGCTGGCGCAATCGCGACATTGCGGGTTGGTTTGCCGATTTCACCGAAGTGATCATGGGGCGGATCGGGGATCGCCTGTGGTCGGCTGCCCCGATTAACGAGCCTTGGTGTGTTTCGTGGCTCAGCCATTTCGAAGGCCACCATGCCCCCGGACTGCGCGACATCCGCGCCACCGCGCGCGCGATGCACCATGTTCTGCTCGCGCATGGACGCGCGACCGAAGTGATGCGTGGACTTGGCATGTCGAACCTGGGAGCCGTTTGCAACATGGAGTTCGCAGCCCCCGTCGATGACACGCCCGAGGCCTTGCGCGCCGCCCGTGTGCAAGACGCGATCTATAACCGGTTCTTCATCTCTGGCATCACCAAGGGCGCGTATCCTGACGAGGTGCTGGAAGGGATCGAACCGCATCTGCCCCGTGGTTGGCAGGATGACTTTCCCACCATCACCGCACCGATCGACTGGATCGGCGTGAATTACTACACCCGCAAACTCTATGGCCCCGCCGCCACGGCGCACGATGCGCCCGCCCCTTGGCCCGCAACATCCGAGCACGAAGGCCCCTTGCCGAAAACCGCGATGGGCTGGGAAGTCTACCCGGACGGCCTTTCGCATTTCCTGAAGATGGTGGCGCGCGACTATACAGGCGAGTTGCCAATCTATGTGACCGAAAACGGGATGGCCGGACTTGTAGAACGTGACGCCGCCCCCACACATGACCCAGACCGCACGGCTTTCCTGGCAGAGCATTTGAAGGTCGTCAAAAAGGCCATAGCAGAGGGACTTCCGGTAAAAGGCTACTTTACGTGGTCGCTTCTGGACAATTATGAATGGGCTTTGGGCTATGCGCCGCGCTTTGGGCTGGTCCATGTCGATTTCGAAACGCTGAACCGCACGCCGAAAGCGTCCTATCACGCACTCAGAAAGGCCCTGTCTCGCCCATGA
- a CDS encoding glucokinase, whose amino-acid sequence MTTYSLVADVGGTNTRVALAIGTDLLPDSIIKHRNTDYDGLPQLLAAYLQGQHSPNCKRAAVAIAGPVKDGAGRLTNLNWEIDKTTLADVSGAKRGAVLNDLQAQGHALGHIADTDLSTLKLGEDENPNAAMLVIGVGTGFNCAPVFQTAKGRFVPPSEAGHLTFAARGDEQLALSQFLEQKLGHVAVEDVLSGRGLERCYAWASSEAGDAKTATTAEVFAAAAAEDPVAVRAIGAFVTALGNVTGDLALTLLPFGGIYLVGGMSRAVAPWFERCGFDTALTDKGRFGDFLNAFSVRLVEDDYAALSGCAHFLARSDNQ is encoded by the coding sequence ATGACCACATATTCGCTTGTCGCCGATGTTGGCGGCACCAATACCCGTGTCGCTCTGGCCATCGGGACAGACCTTCTGCCGGACAGCATCATCAAGCATCGAAATACCGACTATGATGGCCTGCCACAGTTGCTCGCGGCCTATCTTCAGGGGCAGCACAGCCCCAATTGCAAACGGGCCGCTGTCGCCATTGCGGGACCGGTCAAGGATGGCGCGGGTCGCCTGACCAACCTGAATTGGGAGATCGACAAAACCACGCTGGCCGACGTCTCGGGCGCAAAGCGCGGTGCGGTCTTGAATGACCTGCAAGCGCAGGGCCATGCGTTGGGGCATATTGCCGACACCGATCTGAGCACCCTGAAACTGGGCGAAGACGAGAACCCCAACGCCGCCATGCTGGTCATCGGCGTGGGCACAGGGTTCAACTGCGCGCCGGTGTTTCAGACCGCCAAAGGGCGGTTTGTGCCCCCGTCCGAAGCCGGGCACCTGACCTTCGCCGCACGCGGGGACGAACAATTGGCATTGTCCCAGTTCCTTGAACAGAAATTGGGCCATGTCGCCGTCGAAGACGTCCTGTCAGGGCGCGGGCTTGAACGGTGCTATGCATGGGCGTCAAGCGAAGCTGGCGATGCCAAGACAGCAACAACCGCCGAGGTTTTTGCCGCCGCTGCGGCCGAAGACCCGGTCGCAGTGCGCGCGATTGGAGCCTTTGTCACCGCCTTGGGCAACGTAACCGGTGATCTTGCCCTGACGCTTTTACCTTTTGGCGGCATTTACCTTGTCGGCGGCATGTCCCGTGCCGTCGCCCCATGGTTTGAGCGCTGCGGATTTGATACGGCCCTGACCGACAAGGGGCGGTTTGGCGACTTCCTGAACGCGTTTTCAGTCAGGTTGGTCGAGGATGATTATGCCGCGCTGTCCGGCTGCGCACATTTTCTGGCGCGCTCAGACAATCAGTAG
- a CDS encoding NnrU family protein, translating into MTGWVEYGLAFIAFFLTHSIPVRPAVKSRLVRVLGGRGFTIAYSTLSTAVLAWVIVAAGRAPFVGLWDWAPWQNHLTLTVMFLVCLIAALAIGRPNPLSFGGANNDRFDPSHPGLIGWIRHPLLVALFLWAFGHMIPNGNLAHVILFVVFGGFALLGMWIIDRRQIRLLGADQWAALTDTRREIIVTRGGLLRVAIGILVYALLLTLHGPVIGVEPLP; encoded by the coding sequence ATGACCGGATGGGTCGAATATGGTCTGGCATTCATCGCGTTCTTCCTGACGCATTCCATCCCGGTGCGACCGGCGGTGAAATCGCGTCTGGTTCGGGTGCTCGGCGGGCGAGGTTTTACCATCGCCTATTCGACATTATCCACGGCTGTGCTGGCTTGGGTGATTGTCGCGGCAGGACGCGCGCCATTCGTCGGACTTTGGGATTGGGCGCCGTGGCAAAACCACCTCACATTGACCGTTATGTTTCTGGTTTGCCTGATCGCAGCATTGGCCATCGGTCGCCCCAACCCCCTGTCCTTCGGCGGCGCGAACAACGACCGCTTTGACCCCAGCCACCCCGGCCTGATCGGTTGGATACGTCACCCGTTGCTGGTGGCGCTGTTTCTTTGGGCGTTCGGGCACATGATCCCCAACGGAAACCTCGCGCATGTGATCTTGTTCGTGGTGTTCGGGGGCTTTGCGCTTTTGGGCATGTGGATCATCGACCGGCGGCAAATCCGCCTTCTGGGCGCTGATCAATGGGCCGCACTGACGGACACCCGGCGTGAGATCATTGTGACGCGCGGTGGGCTTTTGCGCGTTGCGATTGGCATCCTTGTCTATGCGCTGCTGCTGACCCTGCACGGCCCTGTCATCGGCGTCGAGCCTCTGCCCTGA